DNA from Daucus carota subsp. sativus chromosome 1, DH1 v3.0, whole genome shotgun sequence:
GTTCCAATCTAAGATCATTGGTTTTGAAACAGCTATAAAGAGGCCTTACTTTCATGTTCGCCCACTTAATCCTGTAGAACTTGAAAACTGGAATAACTATCTTGATTTTATAGAAGCTGAAGATGACTTCCAAAAGGTACTTTACTATTAAGTACTGGATAAATCCTCATTATGTATTTTTTGGTTTATAGTTAGCTGCCGTTGTTATGCATTGACTTACAGTTAGTAATATCTGCCGCATCATTTGCTTTATTGGCTAACCGTTGGACGAAGAACCCTTTAAAAACGGGATATTGAACTTGGATAAAGCATGGACCTTCCTTTTGGTTTCTATAAGGCTAAGTACTTCAAACCTTCATTTGTGAGTCGAACATTCTGGGTTGATCGTGTTGTatggtaaaatatatatttaaaattctaatgttATGCATGCAGGTGTGTTATCTTCCTAACAATCTGTCTGTCAGGCTAGGAAGGTCCCTCGATACGTATTTGAGGGGCCTATTTTTTCATCAACGGAGTAGATCATACTCGTCACTCCTTAGCCCTCTCTGTttcagatttttcttttcttttttttggttCACGTGAAAATTTAGTAGAAATTCTGATCTCCACACTTTTTGGGGACAGGTTGTCAAGCTATATGAACGATGCCTGATTGCTTGTGCCAATTATCCCGAGTATTGGATACGTTATATTTTGCATATGGAAGCCAGAGGAAGTACAGATCTAGCGGAGAATGCACTTGCTCGTGCTACTCAAGTCTTTGTCAAGGTATGGTTATAACTTATAGCCTATAGGTCTTTGATAGTTGATCTGATTATCAATAAATAATTTCCTGCACATTTACTATACTATGTTGTTAAGTATATGCCAACGTTAGTTAGGGTAGACAGAGAGAGTGCAACTAGCATTTGTTGATCTCAGTGGTTCTGAGATTTAAAGTTTGTAACCATCAAATAAATTACTAACTATGTGAGTTGTTTCCAATGTCTACAGAGACGACCTGAGATTCACCTTTTTGCTGCTCGATCTCGAGAGCACTCTGGAGATATTCCAGGGGCTCGTGCTGCTTATCAACTTGTGCACGCTGAAATTGCACCAGGTCTCATGGAAGCAATTGTTAAACATGCAAATATGGAACATCGACTAGTAAGACTATTGAATAAAGTATTTGTCAACAAATTTGGCTTTATTAGTATTTGGATGAAGTGATTTTTTGGTATATTTGCAGGGGAAGGCCGAAGATGCATGTTCCTTGTATGAACAGGCCATTGCAATTGAAAAAGGAAAAGAACATTCCCAGACCTTGCCACAGTTGTTTGCTCAATACTCTCGATTTGTTTATTTGGTATGTCTTGTCCCTATCTATTAGGACACTAGCGCTTTGCTGCTATTTCCCTCATCAAAAATTTAGTTGTAAATACCCTCCATAAATTTGTACAGTTACCTCTAAATCTATttcataattgaaaaaaaaatcagagaTCTAGGCAATTATCTTCATTCCAGTATTTGAATCATGGTGGATGCCTTGTTCTTGATATCTTACGTTCTTATTTTATTGCTGGGTCATATATTGGTGCATGTATCGACTTATACATCTGTTGTTATTAGGTTTGCGGGAAGGCGGAAAAAGCAAGGGAAATTCTTGAGCAAGCACTTGAAATTTGCCAACCATCAAAATCACTTCTGGAGGttgctcatctctctctctctctctacacgCAACACACACAACCAATTGAATCACAAGGACATGCATTGATAGATAAATCAACTTATATCGCTTGTGATGCTATCTGAACTTGAATTTTTTCGTTTGCGGTATTGCAGGCAGTTATTCATTTAGAATCAATTCAGTCAACCCCAAAACGGATAGAATTTCTTGATTCATTGATCAATAAATTTATTGCACCTAATCCTGATAACCCTAGCGCTGCAAGTTTTATTGACAGAGAGGAGCTATCAAGCATCTTTTTAGAGGTATGGTACTGTGGTTTTTATTGCGAGGAATTGCCAATTCTCAAATTGTGGTTATCGAATAAAAGTCTCATGGATTTAGTTAAGATTTGGAAGCCACCTATGATAAGCCATGTAAAAAGCAGACATTGTATAGATTTTTAATTAgcattttatactttttttaccCACTGTGGGCTTTTGTAGTTTTTGGATCACTTTGCGGATGCTCATTCTGTTAAGAAGGCTGAAGATAGGCATGCCAAATTATTCTTTGTGCACAAGAGCACATCAGAATCCAAGAAAAGGCATGCAGATGACATTCTGCAATCTGACAAAGCAAAGCTAGCTAAATCTGGTTATTCATCCTCCCCATCAGTGATGGGTGCCTATCAAAGCACACAAAACCAATGGCCAGCAGGTTACGGTGCACAACCTCAAGCCTGGCCTCAAGCTACACAAGCCCAAGCACAGAACTGGAACCCTGCCTACCCTCAGCAGCAGGTACTTGCACTTTTATATGGTAGAATAAGATTCATAAAGAGATTTGAAATTACATTAGTGGGGTTTAGATTGCTCTAGACTAGTTATGGAAAGTCTAAAATGAATTGCATATTTTTAAGCCTTTTGATGTCTTTAAATTGACAACATGACGTCATCTTCTATGAATCCGTAGGCTGCATATGGTGGTGCTTATGGAAATGCGTATGCCCAGCCACAAGTACAAACATCTGTGCCCCAAGCAGCTGCTGCTACTGCTTATGGTGCCTATCCTCCTGCATATACAGTTCAGGTAATGAAGTTTGTTGCAACTATGTATAGTGTATAACTCTATATGCTGTAAccaagtatatatacataatccTGCATAAATGTTGGTCATCTTCTCgcttagtttttattttttttattttttttctgtctAAATTTCTGTTAAAccagtaattatttttttttactttttcctGTCCAAATTTCTGTTAAACCTCTCTTCTTTTAGCAGGCTTATCCCCAGCAAACTTATGTGCAAGCAGCTACGCCAGCACCTCTAGCTCCAGCTCAGCAACCTGCTGCTGCTGTTGCCCCACAAGCATATTATGGCACTTACTATTGAGTCGACAAATGTTGCATATGATTCTTCAGTTTGTAGCTCAGATATTTTGTTATTGGGTCTGTTTGCGGCACCTTGTAGTTAGAACGTTAATTTAAGCAGTGTACTGTGTTGAGGTTGTTAGTTTAATTGACATCTGTTTTGCATGTTATTATATTCCTCACATAGTGCAGATTGCGGGGGTCTGCTGAATGAAGAAGATTGCTGTCTTTTCACCAGAACATGCTGGTGGTTTTAGTAAAACTTCAGTGAAGGCATATGTATCTACAACAAACTTTAAAgaggaaatataaatttaggtGTCAGTGCAGTTTAACTATATTACTTTTTAGAATACTTGATCACTAAGAAGGCCTCTCTCGTTGTATTGATTATAaacatttcaaaataattagaataatgTCAAAGTAACTTGCATTAATAAAACCAGAACAGTGTTAACTAGTCGAGCAAATTTGTTTTATTcgaatgatacaattctttattACTCATTTCCTGCGGTTAACTTGATTGAGGTTCAAATGTGGTTTTGTGAGGCTAATACTAATTTATAAAGACAACTTACTGTGACATTTGTAGGTTAGGAAAAGAATGTCGGAACGTTGCTccaacataaaaaaattgttaatcgcCTGTATATACGTATATACTGTAACTAACATTTATATGTGACGTGGTATTAGTTAATCGCTTGTATATACTGTAACTAACATTTATATGTGACGTGGTATTAGTTATTTTCATGATTGTAACTGGAATTTGAACTAATCGGTTGCCTGGTTCAAGATTTATGAGAGATTTTCAATAAATCGAGACAAATTGATGAGTGATCgataaaaaattgagaattgAGAATTAgaattaatcaataaatattgagatttaaaattaatcaaattgatGAGTGATGGATAAAAATTGAGAATTAGAATTAATCGGTAAAAATTGAGAATTAAAACTAATCGGTTGACTTGTCAGATTCAGGATTTATCGTAAAGAAACCAGTAAATcggtaaaatattttataagaattaatctagaattttttaataaatcgaaaaattttaaaataccggTTATGATCGACAACACAACAGTAACACAATGAAATAAAGGGAGCCTCATCAAACTCTACATTGTGGTTACAGCCTGGAGGCCGGAGGGTGGTgtgtgaaattgtaatcaagccAGTTGGTTTGCTTCAACATTGGATTAAACTCtacaactttaaaaaaaaattaatatgatttgCATGGAAATCTTCAAAACATTAATCTAATGCTTACAAGTACCACGACAAACTAGAAGATAGAAACTGGTGTCAAATGTTACGTCCACAAAATATAACAGAGGAATAGTTCCTTCTTGATTCTCTCTCAAAGATGAATATTATAACAAGGAATGCTAGAGTTTATGTTGGATCCCAACATATTTTATTCACTTGCTCTTTCTGATCCTCCAAGTTCCATCTCCTTTTTCCGTTTCTATCTGTCTCACTATTGCACACGTTTGTGTAcatttatatattcaaatattcacTTTAGAGAGTGAGAGAGGTAACTGTGCTTCTACTCTTTCTTGTGTTCACTTTTATACTGTTACACATGCATGTTCAGATACTGATAGGGAGAATGTATGTGCattgagagagggagggggaagagtattgagagagagagggagagagagggagagacagagacagagagagggagagagattttCTAACCGTttgagagggagggggagagagagatctTCTAACCTGTTTGTAAAGCACTAAACCACATAATTCTCTTCCTCGCATAGAGTCAAGGATTTTACTATTTCTCCCTTATTGGATCCTTCATATTAATGGCATATCCAGTTTCCCCTGTAAGTGCTGACCAGGTAATCATAAGGGTGAATAATCTAATAATCTATTTCCTtcaaaagattcaatcttttcaacttcaacaaaCATACCCATTATGTGTTGTTTACTTGATTCTTTATCAAACTTTTTGTAGGTTGGCTACTGTTTTGTTCAACAGTACTACCAAGTTCTGCAGGGACAATTCGATTATGTTCATAAATTTTACAACGATGCCAGCACAATTATTCGCATTTCTGAGGACTCAACTCATACTGCTTCTGGAATACTGGTAATTTACTCTTCATTATGCTAATCAATAGTTTGATAGACTTGTGCTTTGAAAACCATGTTGTCAAATTTGAATCCTTCAAGTAGCTATTAGTCTGATGAGAACCCTCGTAATTTTGTTTCTGTTCTTGTGGCTGTGCAGCAAATTAATAAACTTATCATGTTGCTGGACTTCACTGGAATTGAAATCAAGGCCATAAATTCCCTTGAATCATGGAGTGGAGGTGTTCTTGTTGTGGTTTCTGGTTCAGCTAAATCCCTGAAATTCAGAGGCCGGAGAAAGTTCATGCAGACCCTGCTCCTTGCTCCTCAAGAAGAGGGTTACTTTATTCTAAATGACATCTTTCACTTTCTCAGCACGGAGGTCATTCACCAGCATCCAGAATCTTTAGTGCTGGAGAGCAGAGTTGATTACCTACATCAAACACCCGTGTTAATGGATGCCAGAACTGAATATCAGCATCCAAGATCATTACTGCAGGTGACGAGAGCTGATTGCCAGCATCCGCAGCCTGTTCAGTTGGAAGATGGAGTCGGTCCTCAGCCAGCTGCTTCTAGTCCCCTTTCACATAAAACAggtatatagtcattactatgtAGTCTGTAActgttgaaatatagcataagattCATTTGGGACATTCCTCTagcaccttaaggttttagctGGATTGGTTCTCAACATAATATCAGAGCTCTGGTTTGACAAAGGTCTCAAGTTCGACTCTCCTAATATCTGATTGTTTCAGATATTCCTGAAGGTGAGGTGGAAGCCGGTGGACATATTACTTCAGAGCGTGTTGAATACAGTCTCCAAGATCAGCAGGAGTCTGCAGCTGTATGCATGAAAAAGGATTCTGCAGAAGACTCGTCTTCTTTAAGTAATGAGGCGGCGAATCATGAGGAGGAACCTCCATATGCTGTTGGAGAGCCGCAGCAATTTACTCATGCGTCAATAGTATGTGCCTTTGTTATTACTGCTACTTTTGATCAGTCTTGTTCATTTCTCATGCCTTTGCTGGATCATTCTTTAAGTGATTGATGCATAAGAATCATAACCTTCTCATATATACCTTGTTGCTCTAAATGCTGAAATCTGGTGTATTTGTTCTTGTTGGACTAATTCATGGTTTTCCTATACATAAACACCTCAACATGAAGTTGCGAGCGCCAAAGGGGAAAACTGTTACACTGGCTGCTGCTATGACACTTCCAGAAAAGACATCCATACTCGTTTCTGAGTGGCGTCCAACGCTGCACATAAGTAGTCAGCTGCCAGACACTTCATCATCCTCGTCCCCTGATTCTAGTGTGGACGTCGTATCAGAAGGTTTTCCACAGAAAAATGAGACTCAAATTGTTGCTTTGTTCTTCCTCCGTTTTCAATTCACATATTGATCATTTGTGTATAGGTAACTgttgataaatattttactttCTCCCCAGGTGAATCAAGATCCGTCTATGTCAAAAACCTGCCTCTTACTGTATCCGCCCTTGATATTTCACAAAAGTTTGAAAGCTTTGGGAGAATAAAGCCTGATGGAGTGCTGATAACAAACCGAACGGTCAGTATAAAGTTCTCTGATCTCTAATGTTCACTTATGTTATATGTAATTTACCTCAACTGCAATTCTTTTTACAGGATATTGGTATTTGTTTTGCCTTTGTCGAGTTTGAAGATGTTCAAAGCGTTCACAATGCAATCATGGTATGAGCTTCCTCCACTGCTAGACTaaaatgattttcttttcccttCTGTATAATTAATTTTCCTCTCTTTAGGCATCTCCAATACAGTTGTCCGGGAGAGAAGTTTACATCGAGGAGAGGAAACCAAGCAGCAAGAGCATCAGCAGCATGCGCGGAGGAAGTAGGTGCCTTGAACTGGTTTGCCTGATATAACTTCTTCATGCCTTCCCCTTATTAACATCATTATGATTCCCAGGACGCGAGGAAGGAGGCAAAGGGAGTTATCAGCAGGAGGCTGTTAGAGGGAGTTTCGGAAAGTGGCCTTTTGGCAAGGGTGTTCACAGAGAAGTGATTTAGCTTAAACATATTTTCATATCAGTTACTTCATGCTTTATCTGCAGATATGCTCAGTATATGTTTTATCGAGTGAATGtttgatataattattaaaagttgcGTTCTGAAGTGATATAAGTACGTAGTATAAATTAATGGTACTCCTGATCGACAGTAACATGTGTTTTTACGCACCTAACTTAGCTGAGTACGTACTTAAGACAACAgatataaataacaaaaagcAACTAAATCAAAATCCGTCCCTTTTACTATATCCGCCTCTTCATCACACGGTGCAATGGCAACAAATCAATCCCTTTGAGGCCCTTGGTGATCTTCACAATTTGAGTCCTTCCGATCCCCAGATGATTTTTTCTTGAAAAGAACTTGAAGGGTAAACCAAAGCAACCAGGCTGCCTGGTCCGCCTCTGTACAACATCAGACCGAGTCCTTTTCTTCTTGTTGTCGACAGCAACAACAGCTTTTTGTGCAGACTTAGTCGTGAAATCAGACTGAAACGTGTCCAGAACCGTATAGATTTCCCAGAGTGAGTCCATCCTGTCCTCTCCTTCCGTCTCACCTTGCCGCTCCAATAATTCACAGGCTAAATTTCTCTTCCTCTCTGTTTCCTCCCTCATGGACTCATTAGTCCCAACATTCAAACTCACATTCTCAAAGTTCATCCCTCCTATATTCACAATGTCATCAAATGACTTAACACATTGTGTGACATTTTCACCGTATTCTATCATATCCTCCTCGATGAGCGGGATACACTGAGTACGTTTGGTTTTGTCTCGTGTGCATAAAACACAAGATGAGAGTTTCAGAAGAAATTGTGAGAAGAACATGAAGCATGACAAGCAAAAGTGGTAGAAAATTACAGTTAAAAACATAGCAAGATCATAGAAAATGAGAGCTACTTTCAGAATTATCAAAAACAAGACTTGTTAATGACAATGATGATACAGAAGAACAGCATATTTGTACAACTAAACACAAGCTAACAGGGGAAAGAATCACTAATTAGAAGTacaattatttatgatttttactAATCagtgatcatatctttgctagATCTAAGGATAATTTAGTGACTTGATATTTTTAAGAACGCCATTTTCTGGTTGTAGACTGCAAGtctaaaaggaaaaagaaaatcctCACAAGCAATCGATTTAAATTTCGAATTATGGGAAACTAACATATATAACTAGTAAATTTACCtaaaataactttttaatatttttaacaatctagaatattaataacatactggttttaaaatatatagtcaACCGACAACCAATATTATCGAAGCAATCCAATTTTGTCAACCAATTTTAAACAGGTGAGTTGGAGATGTTCTAAACTGTCAATAttgcattatattttattttctaaataagtAAACAATGCAATTGCTTTATCATTTTCAATGCGTGCATTGAAATGTACCATCTGAATCAACACGATGACATACTAACATGCTGTGATCACTACGGCTGTTACCACAGCAACATCATCACTTATGAGGGCCGAACTAAGGGGAGTCCGTGTAGGCTAAAGTCTCGACTGAACTTCAAACGTcaatagataatttattttatcactTATCCCAAGTCACTGATATAGGGCTCCTGATCCTGGCATGACTATTGTGTGAGCTAAACCATGAGAGATACCCGTGGCTGTTGCTCAACCTCCGCGAAGCTGTCCTGTTCCGCGATATAAGCCAGACTCTGTAACTTAAACTCTGGTTCATATGTCTGAAAATCAGCCTTTGTGGTCTAACTCTCACTTTGATTCCCTCTGGTGGCTTGACTTCCACAGAGTAGGTGGAATTAGGACTCCCCACGTTTGTCAATCGTCTTTTAATCATCTTACTCTTCGTTCTAGGCCTGAAAACGACGGTTATGGAAGGATAATTGAGGCTGAAGGCCTTGTTCTTGTGCATTATATCAATGCAGCTCACATTCCTGTGAGTGATCAGGAAGATATCAGAGCTTGTGTATTTAAGTGTGCATAAATGTGTCACGTAGTCGTTTGGGCTGATGTCGTATATCAGTCCAGGACTAATGGCTTTTGTTGGATTTACGTGTCCAGCTCCGATTGCAAACAGCCCTGCAGGCTGATCCCCATCCATGATCTGCCTTCCTGAATGGTCAGTTATGTACGCAGTTGTCATTAACGCGGATTTGATTGCAGCTGGTGTCCAGTTTGGATGAGCTGAGTGGATCAGCGCTGTGAGTCCACTGACATGAGGGCAAGCCATGGAAGTCCCTGACATGACAGTGAAGTTCACTCTTCTAGAATCTTCTGGTATTCCAGCAGGGCCCAGGTTTTGAGGCCAGGCCGCGATGATGTTGACCCCTGGAGCTATCATATCTGGTTTCAGAATGGAAGGGTCCATAAAACTTGGACCCCTCGACGAGAACTGAGCTACTGCTGGTGCTCTTGATTTTCCAATGCTAGTTCCTCCAAAAATGATTTTAGCCCGAGGTTTTCTTGTagaactaatatattttttcaattgtaCGGATTCTGTGAATCCTATCAATGTGGCTGGCAGAACATGGACATCGACAGAGTCTTCCTCGTAATTTATCTCTGTGTTTGCTAGGATCATAGCAGCACCGCCAGCTTCCTTCACTACTTGACCTTTTTCTGCCCTTCCATTGATACCTCGATCACAGACCACCATTTTACCTTGAACTTTTGCTCGTCGAAGAGAATTCTTCATGCAGTAGTCACCTCCAGATTGGCTGTCAGCTAGATAAACAAGCTCAAACTGTTCCTCAGCGCTTGAATTATTCTTCCCCGGGTACATGGATTCCCCATAGAGGAGCTTTCCATTGCCTAGACGGACTATGGCAGGGAATCTCCGGTCTAGTGTGCTAGCACCAACAGTCGCGATCCAAGGAGCTTCATTGGCAACTGAGTTGAGCATTGGTCCATTATTTCCAGCTGCACAGATGACTGAAATTCCATGCTCCATTGCACGAAAACTACCAATAGCAATATTGTCCTCATAAAGCGGAACTGGAAAGCCGCCTAGGGAAAGCGAGAGCACATCAACTCCATCTCTAATAGCAAAATCCATTGCAGCAAGTATATCTGAGCTGTAACAGCCACTGAACCAACAAACTTTGTATACAGCAATGTGAGCACCCGGGGCCATTCCTCGAGCCTCCCCTGCTCCATTCCCAAGCACATTTGCCATAGGAACCGCAGAGCCACCAGCAGTTGATGCAGTATGAGTCCCATGACCATGAGAGTCTCGCGCTGATTTGTACTCTGCAACACTATCCAGAGACGAAGCTGCAGAAGCCACGCGATGGCCTCTACTGAAGTACCTAGCACCAATGATCTTCCTATTACAATTCGAGGAACTAAACTTCTCCCCTTCTTGACATAACCCTTTCCACTTCTTGGGGACTGGAGGCATCCCATGATCACTAAAGCTCGGACTCTCGGGCCAGACTCCGGTATCAAGCAAGCCAATTATCGTGCCTCCACCAAAACTTGACTCCATCCAAGCACCATCTTTTGCAAGGCTTAGTCCCAAGAACTTGTACGAGTAAGTAGTTTGAACTTCATATCGCCTGTCAGGCCTTATCGCAATAACATCATGCAATTTACGTAAAGCAACCACCTCAGACTCCAAAAGCTGAGCTGCAAAGCCTTCTATAGCAGAATGGTAAGAGTACAGAAGGCGAGAAGACGGTGTTTCCTTAGCAGAAACAGCCTTCTCAAGGAACGACAAGTGCCGATGCAGCTTTGAGGCGAAAAGAGAACTGGTAGCACCTTGTGGATGGAGTTGAACTATGTAGGTTTTAAGGCCATGAACATCAAAAGAGCAAACGGAGAGTAAAAGAATCGCGAAAATAACAGTTTCTTTGGTTTCCATCGCAGGATGAATAATCTGCGTAATGCAACTAAGTTCTGCTGCATGGTGATGAGAAGATTTGTGGGGGTATTTTAAGGCCcaaaaaacatgaattcaaaTTTGAGTTTGAGCTGCTTCAGATTGAAACTCGTGAAACTCAAGGGCTCTTCATCACGAGAATCTTTTGTTGAACAGAGACAGAAGGAGCCTGTTCTCAGAGTCAAGTGCTGTCACGAATTACGGATCGTATCTAGTTTTAACAGATCCATATCTACTAAAAGATCACCGATCAAATCAGATAACTCAATCGAGAGACCTGTACAGTTGTTTTTTCTCTTAACAATGTTTTTGGAAAGCTCCGCCAGAGATGCCAAAAAAACAATACTCAAAACATTACTCAGAAACATTACAGTGCTTGAGAAATTTTGATATACCCCTTGCCAAAAATGAAACGATAACCCAAGATTCCAGTTCAAAATTTTGTTAGGTTAAATATGTATGAAACATGATGCAAatccatataaaatatattcggTCATCCGTTGTGCAGTATATCAACATGTGCAATCAAATTTGGTTTATTTCCCTCCGCAGAAAACTTGAACTAAAAAGGAAGTGAATATGCCAGCTGATGAATTATCAAGctttaataaaaatacaaacagcTTCTACACTTGTATTAAGCAAGGCTTGATCCAGCCCAAATGATCACACGACTGTTCTCTGGTATTTAACATGTGATCTGAACATTTCACAAATTATACAATCATGATGCAAGAATAATCCTCCATTTGTTTTATTCGCTGTTAGCGTCTCAA
Protein-coding regions in this window:
- the LOC108199465 gene encoding nuclear transport factor 2: MAYPVSPVSADQVGYCFVQQYYQVLQGQFDYVHKFYNDASTIIRISEDSTHTASGILQINKLIMLLDFTGIEIKAINSLESWSGGVLVVVSGSAKSLKFRGRRKFMQTLLLAPQEEGYFILNDIFHFLSTEVIHQHPESLVLESRVDYLHQTPVLMDARTEYQHPRSLLQVTRADCQHPQPVQLEDGVGPQPAASSPLSHKTDIPEGEVEAGGHITSERVEYSLQDQQESAAVCMKKDSAEDSSSLSNEAANHEEEPPYAVGEPQQFTHASILRAPKGKTVTLAAAMTLPEKTSILVSEWRPTLHISSQLPDTSSSSSPDSSVDVVSEGESRSVYVKNLPLTVSALDISQKFESFGRIKPDGVLITNRTDIGICFAFVEFEDVQSVHNAIMASPIQLSGREVYIEERKPSSKSISSMRGGRREEGGKGSYQQEAVRGSFGKWPFGKGVHREVI
- the LOC108204012 gene encoding pre-mRNA-processing factor 39-1 isoform X1, encoding MGDSETVVTQTKSVMAYTSTEYASTDNYNENAASDAVTSDAGTVGNVPSKISAGSGDMEVLTDVMVTDNTSEHTQNLTDENGNQNLAKEEVPTTTNDVSENVANSASESMDTTHVSAYNSLNGIDATEAKNVVSDVGENGTTAVANEFMSEAPALSAEEERLWSIVRANSLEFDAWTALIEETERVAEGQISKIRKVYDAFLAEFPLCYGYWKKYADHEERMGSSDKVIEVYERAVQGVTYSVDMWLHYCVFAINTYGDPDTVRRLFERGLVYVGSDFLSYTMWDKYIEYEYTQQEWSRLAMIYTRILENPNQQLDRYFTSFRELVAHRPLSELRTAEETAAAAAAAVGATGQEIEGEVHPNAVESPKPASAGITEAEELEKYITIREEMYNKAKEFQSKIIGFETAIKRPYFHVRPLNPVELENWNNYLDFIEAEDDFQKVVKLYERCLIACANYPEYWIRYILHMEARGSTDLAENALARATQVFVKRRPEIHLFAARSREHSGDIPGARAAYQLVHAEIAPGLMEAIVKHANMEHRLGKAEDACSLYEQAIAIEKGKEHSQTLPQLFAQYSRFVYLVCGKAEKAREILEQALEICQPSKSLLEAVIHLESIQSTPKRIEFLDSLINKFIAPNPDNPSAASFIDREELSSIFLEFLDHFADAHSVKKAEDRHAKLFFVHKSTSESKKRHADDILQSDKAKLAKSGYSSSPSVMGAYQSTQNQWPAGYGAQPQAWPQATQAQAQNWNPAYPQQQAAYGGAYGNAYAQPQVQTSVPQAAAATAYGAYPPAYTVQQAYPQQTYVQAATPAPLAPAQQPAAAVAPQAYYGTYY
- the LOC108205266 gene encoding subtilisin-like protease SBT1.2; translation: METKETVIFAILLLSVCSFDVHGLKTYIVQLHPQGATSSLFASKLHRHLSFLEKAVSAKETPSSRLLYSYHSAIEGFAAQLLESEVVALRKLHDVIAIRPDRRYEVQTTYSYKFLGLSLAKDGAWMESSFGGGTIIGLLDTGVWPESPSFSDHGMPPVPKKWKGLCQEGEKFSSSNCNRKIIGARYFSRGHRVASAASSLDSVAEYKSARDSHGHGTHTASTAGGSAVPMANVLGNGAGEARGMAPGAHIAVYKVCWFSGCYSSDILAAMDFAIRDGVDVLSLSLGGFPVPLYEDNIAIGSFRAMEHGISVICAAGNNGPMLNSVANEAPWIATVGASTLDRRFPAIVRLGNGKLLYGESMYPGKNNSSAEEQFELVYLADSQSGGDYCMKNSLRRAKVQGKMVVCDRGINGRAEKGQVVKEAGGAAMILANTEINYEEDSVDVHVLPATLIGFTESVQLKKYISSTRKPRAKIIFGGTSIGKSRAPAVAQFSSRGPSFMDPSILKPDMIAPGVNIIAAWPQNLGPAGIPEDSRRVNFTVMSGTSMACPHVSGLTALIHSAHPNWTPAAIKSALMTTAYITDHSGRQIMDGDQPAGLFAIGAGHVNPTKAISPGLIYDISPNDYVTHLCTLKYTSSDIFLITHRNVSCIDIMHKNKAFSLNYPSITVVFRPRTKSKMIKRRLTNVGSPNSTYSVEVKPPEGIKVRVRPQRLIFRHMNQSLSYRVWLISRNRTASRRLSNSHGYLSWFSSHNSHARIRSPISVTWDK
- the LOC108204012 gene encoding pre-mRNA-processing factor 39-1 isoform X2; the encoded protein is MGDSETVVTQTKSVMAYTSTEYASTDNYNENAASDAVTSDAGTVGNVPSKISAGSGDMEVLTDVMVTDNTSEHTQNLTDENGNQNLAKEEVPTTTNDVSENVANSASESMDTTHVSAYNSLNGIDATEAKNVVSDVGENGTTAVANEFMSEAPALSAEEERLWSIVRANSLEFDAWTALIEETERVAEGQISKIRKVYDAFLAEFPLCYGYWKKYADHEERMGSSDKVIEVYERAVQGVTYSVDMWLHYCVFAINTYGDPDTVRRLFERGLVYVGSDFLSYTMWDKYIEYEYTQQEWSRLAMIYTRILENPNQQLDRYFTSFRELVAHRPLSELRTAEETAAAAAAAVGATGQEIEGEVHPNAVESPKPASAGITEAEELEKYITIREEMYNKAKEFQSKIIGFETAIKRPYFHVRPLNPVELENWNNYLDFIEAEDDFQKVVKLYERCLIACANYPEYWIRYILHMEARGSTDLAENALARATQVFVKRRPEIHLFAARSREHSGDIPGARAAYQLVHAEIAPGLMEAIVKHANMEHRLGKAEDACSLYEQAIAIEKGKEHSQTLPQLFAQYSRFVYLVCGKAEKAREILEQALEICQPSKSLLEAVIHLESIQSTPKRIEFLDSLINKFIAPNPDNPSAASFIDREELSSIFLEFLDHFADAHSVKKAEDRHAKLFFVHKSTSESKKRHADDILQSDKAKLAKSGYSSSPSVMGAYQSTQNQWPAGYGAQPQAWPQATQAQAQNWNPAYPQQQAAYGGAYGNAYAQPQVQTSVPQAAAATAYGAYPPAYTVQAYPQQTYVQAATPAPLAPAQQPAAAVAPQAYYGTYY